In a genomic window of Gossypium arboreum isolate Shixiya-1 chromosome 7, ASM2569848v2, whole genome shotgun sequence:
- the LOC108467043 gene encoding transcription factor bHLH68-like isoform X2 encodes MNQGVLQSSPVQQLMAGNPDWWSINNAMRPPSTHHHHQQTASPFFPFPPPQPPPPPAAAAAAATFFPQLIPTSTSSSSSWHDNNNQEVPESWSQLLLGGLVGEEQATALQHQASTGNNNVMKQENYVYGHANEDYHHHHHHYQGSKATTNWSMATASSSPKSCVTTSFNSNMLDFSSNIKADTATRQHPPLMDPSPECNSCTASGGALKKTRVQPSATQSTFKVRKEKLGDRITALHQLVSPFGKTDTASVLLEAIGYIRFLQSQIEALSLPYLSSDGSSGNMRQQQQSLLNEKCMKKRKGSPADLQDSNEEPKKNLKSRGLCLVPISCTLQVGSDNGADYWAPPSLGGGFR; translated from the exons ATGAACCAAGGAGTGTTGCAGAGCTCACCAGTGCAACAATTAATGGCCGGAAACCCTGATTGGTGGAGCATCAACAACGCCATGCGACCACCATcaactcatcatcatcatcaacaaaCAGCTTCCCCTTTCTTCCCTTTCCCTCCACCACAGCCACCACCACCACCGGCGGCAGCGGCGGCTGCTGCTACTTTCTTCCCTCAACTCATCCCTACTtccacttcttcttcttcttcatggcATGATAATAATAACCAAGAGGTTCCTGAATCATGGAGTCAATTACTCTT GGGAGGACTGGTGGGAGAAGAACAAGCAACAGCATTACAACACCAAGCTTCAACTGGTAATAATAATGTTATGAAACAAGAAAACTATGTGTATGGCCATGCAAATGAAGAttaccatcatcatcatcatcattatcaaGGATCTAAAGCAACAACTAATTGGTCCATGGCTACTgcttcttcatcaccaaaatccTGTGTAACAACAAGTTTCAACAGCAACATGTTGGATTTTTCAAGCAACATCAAAGCTGATACCGCTACAAGGCAACACCCACCATTAATGGATCCATCACCTGAG TGTAATAGCTGCACTGCAAGTGGTGGGGCATTGAAGAAAACTAGGGTTCAACCTTCTGCAACTCAATCTACTTTCAAG GTGAGGAAAGAAAAATTAGGAGACAGAATCACAGCACTTCACCAGCTTGTTTCACCATTTGGGAAG ACTGACACAGCCTCTGTGTTGTTAGAAGCTATTGGCTACATCAGATTCCTTCAGAGTCAAATTGAG GCTCTCAGCTTACCGTACTTGAGCAGTGATGGATCATCAGGAAATATGAGGCAGCAGCAACAATCT CTGTTGAATGAAAAATGCATGAAGAAGAGGAAAGGTAGTCCTGCTGATCTTCAG GATTCTAATGAAGAACCAAAGAAAAACCTAAAGAGTAGAGGGCTATGCTTGGTTCCGATATCATGTACACTTCAAGTCGGAAGCGACAATGGAGCCGATTATTGGGCTCCTCCGTCTTTGGGTGGCGGATTCCGATAA
- the LOC108467043 gene encoding transcription factor bHLH68-like isoform X1, giving the protein MNQGVLQSSPVQQLMAGNPDWWSINNAMRPPSTHHHHQQTASPFFPFPPPQPPPPPAAAAAAATFFPQLIPTSTSSSSSWHDNNNQEVPESWSQLLLGGLVGEEQATALQHQASTGNNNVMKQENYVYGHANEDYHHHHHHYQGSKATTNWSMATASSSPKSCVTTSFNSNMLDFSSNIKADTATRQHPPLMDPSPECNSCTASGGALKKTRVQPSATQSTFKVRKEKLGDRITALHQLVSPFGKTDTASVLLEAIGYIRFLQSQIEALSLPYLSSDGSSGNMRQQQQSVQGERNCIFPEDPGQLLNEKCMKKRKGSPADLQDSNEEPKKNLKSRGLCLVPISCTLQVGSDNGADYWAPPSLGGGFR; this is encoded by the exons ATGAACCAAGGAGTGTTGCAGAGCTCACCAGTGCAACAATTAATGGCCGGAAACCCTGATTGGTGGAGCATCAACAACGCCATGCGACCACCATcaactcatcatcatcatcaacaaaCAGCTTCCCCTTTCTTCCCTTTCCCTCCACCACAGCCACCACCACCACCGGCGGCAGCGGCGGCTGCTGCTACTTTCTTCCCTCAACTCATCCCTACTtccacttcttcttcttcttcatggcATGATAATAATAACCAAGAGGTTCCTGAATCATGGAGTCAATTACTCTT GGGAGGACTGGTGGGAGAAGAACAAGCAACAGCATTACAACACCAAGCTTCAACTGGTAATAATAATGTTATGAAACAAGAAAACTATGTGTATGGCCATGCAAATGAAGAttaccatcatcatcatcatcattatcaaGGATCTAAAGCAACAACTAATTGGTCCATGGCTACTgcttcttcatcaccaaaatccTGTGTAACAACAAGTTTCAACAGCAACATGTTGGATTTTTCAAGCAACATCAAAGCTGATACCGCTACAAGGCAACACCCACCATTAATGGATCCATCACCTGAG TGTAATAGCTGCACTGCAAGTGGTGGGGCATTGAAGAAAACTAGGGTTCAACCTTCTGCAACTCAATCTACTTTCAAG GTGAGGAAAGAAAAATTAGGAGACAGAATCACAGCACTTCACCAGCTTGTTTCACCATTTGGGAAG ACTGACACAGCCTCTGTGTTGTTAGAAGCTATTGGCTACATCAGATTCCTTCAGAGTCAAATTGAG GCTCTCAGCTTACCGTACTTGAGCAGTGATGGATCATCAGGAAATATGAGGCAGCAGCAACAATCT GTTCAAGGGGAGAGAAATTGTATATTTCCTGAAGACCCTGGTCAG CTGTTGAATGAAAAATGCATGAAGAAGAGGAAAGGTAGTCCTGCTGATCTTCAG GATTCTAATGAAGAACCAAAGAAAAACCTAAAGAGTAGAGGGCTATGCTTGGTTCCGATATCATGTACACTTCAAGTCGGAAGCGACAATGGAGCCGATTATTGGGCTCCTCCGTCTTTGGGTGGCGGATTCCGATAA
- the LOC108486057 gene encoding bark storage protein A, giving the protein MMGLSLKMVLFVHVLLVLGFGINGVYGLLSSSTLRNIDNINMEGPYLGIIVPNSFEMNPLLQTGSFLEDHKMPYLDFAGRRFRIGRLENERVIIVMTGLSMLNAGIATQLLITLFKVKGILHYGIAGNANSQLQIGDVTIPQFWAHTGLWNWQRYGDGPEDELALESNGDYTREIGYLRFSDYYNGTNCNNSSDNLLNNVWYQPEEIFPINGVPEQRQHAFWVPVNKHYFAIAERVQGLRLAGCVNGTCLPRPPRVVRVQRGISSNIFVDNKAYREFLNSKFNATAIDMETAAVALVCHQQNMPFIAFRSLSDLAGGGSALSNEAASFATLAAQNAVDVLLRFISLLSS; this is encoded by the exons ATGATGGGGTTGAGCTTGAAAATGGTGTTGTTTGTTCATGTTCTTCTTGTTTTAGGGTTTGGTATCAATGGAGTTTATGGATTATTATCTTCTTCTACATTGAGAAATATTGATAATATAAACATGGAAGGGCCATATTTAGGTATAATAGTGCCAAATTCCTTTGAGATGAATCCTTTGTTGCAAACTGGTAGCTTTCTGGAAGATCATAAGATGCCTTACTTGGATTTTGCAG GGAGAAGGTTTCGAATAGGTCGGTTGGAAAATGAAAGGGTTATTATTGTTATGACAGGGTTGAGCATG CTAAATGCAGGAATAGCTACACAATTGCTAATTACTTTATTCAAGGTGAAAGGAATTTTGCACTATGGAATAGCAGGAAATGCAAATTCACAGCTTCAAATTGGAGATGTAACAATCCCTCAATTTTGGGCTCATACAGGTCTTTGGAATTGGCAG AGGTATGGGGATGGACCTGAGGATGAGTTAGCTTTAGAATCAAATGGAGACTACACCAGAGAAATTGGTTACCTTAGGTTTTCTGATTATTACAACGGCACAAATTGCAACAATTCTTCAGACAATTTGCTCAACAATGTTTGGTATCAACCTGAAGAAATATTCCCAATAAATGGGGTTCCAGAGCAAAGGCAACATGCATTTTGGGTTCCAGTTAACAAGCATTACTTTGCCATTGCGGAAAGAGTTCAG GGTTTGAGGCTTGCTGGATGTGTGAATGGAACTTGCTTACCAAGACCACCAAGGGTAGTGAGAGTACAAAGAGGGATCAGCTCCAACATCTTTGTCGACAATAAAGCATACCGTGAGTTCTTGAACTCCAAGTTCAATGCAACAGCAATCGACATGGAGACAGCTGCGGTAGCCCTTGTTTGCCACCAACAAAACATGCCTTTTATTGCATTTAGGTCCCTGTCTGATTTAGCTGGTGGGGGTTCTGCCTTGTCTAATGAAGCTGCTTCATTTGCCACTTTGGCTGCTCAAAATGCTGTTGATGTTCTACTTAGGTTCATTTCCCTATTATCttcataa